A genomic window from Nocardioides rotundus includes:
- a CDS encoding GntR family transcriptional regulator, whose amino-acid sequence MSPSSRTDTSGADFGAVLEMLDAERRSRRTVMSTSADRAARQVREQVVEGRLRSGTRLPEQRLAAALGVSRNTLREALSMLVAERILVRETHRGVVVATPGRDDVRDVYAARLVIEPAALAHGEDATPERLAALRAAITEGRAAADRGDHDGVGNANQHFHRAVVALAGSARLDAQMDLLLAEMRLFFHQMRDADFHTAYLADNERICALAEDGEHTAAAERLTAYLLRARDQLLARWVTSG is encoded by the coding sequence ATGAGTCCCAGCAGTCGCACCGACACCAGTGGCGCGGACTTCGGCGCGGTGCTGGAGATGCTGGACGCCGAGCGGCGCTCCCGGCGCACGGTGATGAGCACCTCGGCCGACCGGGCCGCACGGCAGGTGCGGGAGCAGGTGGTGGAGGGGCGGCTGCGCTCGGGCACCCGGCTCCCCGAGCAGCGACTGGCCGCCGCCCTCGGAGTCTCCCGCAACACCCTGCGCGAGGCGCTGAGCATGCTGGTGGCCGAGCGCATCCTGGTCCGCGAGACCCACCGCGGGGTCGTGGTGGCCACACCCGGCCGGGACGACGTACGCGACGTCTATGCCGCGCGGCTCGTCATCGAGCCGGCCGCGCTCGCCCACGGGGAGGACGCGACCCCGGAGCGGCTGGCGGCACTGCGGGCGGCGATCACCGAGGGGCGCGCGGCCGCCGACCGGGGCGACCACGACGGGGTCGGCAACGCCAACCAGCACTTCCACCGGGCGGTCGTGGCGTTGGCGGGCAGCGCCCGCCTGGACGCGCAGATGGACCTGCTGCTGGCCGAGATGCGGCTGTTCTTCCACCAGATGCGCGACGCCGACTTCCACACGGCCTACCTGGCGGACAACGAGCGCATCTGCGCACTCGCCGAGGACGGCGAGCATACGGCGGCGGCCGAGCGACTGACGGCGTACCTCCTCCGCGCCCGGGACCAGCTGCTAGCAAGATGGGTCACATCGGGCTGA
- the ccrA gene encoding crotonyl-CoA carboxylase/reductase — protein MQSIRDAITSDEASAEDFANLEIPESYRAAVVRKDEVDMFEGVPSKEKDPRKSLHVDEVPLPELGPGEALVAVMASAINYNTVWTSIFEPVSTFGFLERYGRESDLGKRHDLPYHIVGSDLSGVVLQVGAGVTKWKPGDRVVAHCLSVELEASDGHNDTMLDPSQRIWGFETNFGGLADVAMVKANQLMPKPEHLTWEEAASPGLVNCTAYRQLVSRNGGDMKQGDNVLIWGASGGLGGFATQYALNGGATPICVVSNEEKANIARSMGAELIINRSEEDYRFWNEDGTQQNPKEWKRFGAKIRELTGGEDIDIVFEHPGRETFGASVYVTRKGGTITTCASTSGYMHEYDNRYLWMNLKRIISSHFANYRESWEANRLIAKGMIHPTLSRTYGLEDVGQAALDVHHNTHQGKVGVLCLAPEEGLGVRNQELRATHEDAINRFRGV, from the coding sequence GTGCAGAGCATTCGTGACGCCATCACCTCCGACGAGGCGTCCGCCGAGGACTTCGCCAACCTGGAGATCCCCGAGTCCTACCGGGCCGCTGTGGTCCGCAAGGACGAGGTCGACATGTTCGAGGGGGTGCCCTCGAAGGAGAAGGACCCCCGCAAGTCGCTGCACGTCGACGAGGTCCCGCTCCCCGAGCTCGGCCCGGGCGAGGCGCTGGTGGCCGTGATGGCCTCCGCGATCAACTACAACACCGTCTGGACCTCGATCTTCGAGCCGGTGTCCACGTTCGGCTTCCTCGAGCGCTACGGCCGCGAGTCCGACCTCGGCAAGCGGCACGACCTGCCGTATCACATCGTCGGGTCCGACCTGTCCGGCGTCGTCCTGCAGGTCGGTGCCGGCGTCACCAAGTGGAAGCCGGGCGACCGGGTCGTGGCCCACTGCCTGTCGGTGGAGCTCGAGGCCTCCGACGGCCACAACGACACGATGCTCGACCCCTCCCAGCGGATCTGGGGCTTCGAGACGAACTTCGGCGGGCTGGCCGACGTGGCGATGGTCAAGGCGAACCAGCTGATGCCCAAGCCCGAGCACCTCACCTGGGAGGAGGCCGCCTCCCCCGGGCTGGTGAACTGCACCGCCTACCGACAGCTGGTCAGCCGCAACGGCGGCGACATGAAGCAGGGCGACAACGTGCTCATCTGGGGCGCCTCGGGCGGCCTCGGCGGCTTCGCGACGCAGTACGCCCTCAACGGCGGCGCCACCCCGATCTGCGTGGTCTCCAACGAGGAGAAGGCGAACATCGCCCGCAGCATGGGCGCGGAGCTGATCATCAACCGCTCCGAGGAGGACTACCGCTTCTGGAACGAGGACGGCACGCAGCAGAACCCCAAGGAGTGGAAGCGGTTCGGCGCCAAGATCCGCGAGCTCACCGGCGGCGAGGACATCGACATCGTCTTCGAGCACCCGGGCCGGGAGACCTTCGGCGCGAGCGTCTACGTCACCCGCAAGGGCGGCACCATCACCACCTGCGCCTCCACCTCGGGCTACATGCACGAGTACGACAACCGCTACCTGTGGATGAACCTCAAGCGGATCATCTCCAGCCACTTCGCCAACTACCGCGAGTCGTGGGAGGCCAACCGCCTGATCGCCAAGGGGATGATCCACCCGACGCTGTCGCGCACCTACGGCCTGGAGGACGTCGGCCAGGCCGCCCTGGACGTGCACCACAACACCCACCAGGGCAAGGTCGGTGTGCTCTGCCTGGCCCCCGAGGAGGGTCTCGGTGTCCGCAACCAGGAGCTGCGGGCCACCCATGAGGATGCGATCAACCGCTTCCGCGGGGTCTGA
- a CDS encoding coiled-coil domain-containing protein translates to MSNEGLSIFDTPDDDRDRRESDETANETTAEQPAAQAEPAVEEAAPEDVTQQFPAVQERAPEETAAQPAVSEPVEQEPVEEPVAEEVTAEAVVEERAVEPDPEPVRSEPEPQSAPTAAPVAAAAAAGSRSTARGEQARSFPAVSSTPARSTSAAPRFSQARRGYDRTEVDRAVRDLLAERDGFAADLDGAQARVEELERRVEQMSRDLEEHQNPTYAGLGGRASAMLRMAEEEADEVRTTAQREADDIRQQADRDARAIRGEAAREAEDMRLVQLKELDETRARLTADAEQERAMAQGEAEDTLASARREAEQVRLAAKQEASELLTTAKRDAEQQRAAADREVQEARRALAVEKERLAREASEHHSNATTETKRLVQDAEARATAAEERARQTMQQATNHRQQAQAESEGLLTRARREAEQIVASAQTQAEAIRSAGHADSERELATLRADVDRMTKRRDAITAQLGALRDVVAGFGDDEDDRA, encoded by the coding sequence ATGAGCAACGAGGGCCTGTCCATCTTCGACACCCCCGACGACGACCGGGACCGTCGCGAGAGCGACGAGACCGCCAACGAGACCACCGCCGAGCAGCCGGCCGCCCAGGCCGAGCCCGCGGTCGAGGAGGCGGCTCCGGAGGACGTCACCCAGCAGTTCCCCGCCGTGCAGGAGCGTGCGCCGGAGGAGACCGCGGCCCAGCCCGCCGTCTCCGAGCCCGTCGAGCAGGAGCCCGTCGAGGAGCCGGTGGCCGAGGAGGTGACCGCCGAGGCGGTGGTCGAGGAGCGCGCCGTCGAGCCCGACCCGGAGCCGGTCCGCTCGGAGCCGGAGCCTCAGTCCGCGCCGACGGCTGCGCCGGTCGCCGCTGCGGCGGCCGCCGGCTCGCGGTCCACCGCGCGCGGTGAGCAGGCGCGGTCCTTCCCCGCCGTCTCGTCGACGCCGGCCCGCTCGACCTCGGCCGCGCCGCGCTTCAGCCAGGCCCGCCGCGGCTACGACCGCACCGAGGTCGACCGCGCCGTGCGCGACCTGCTGGCCGAGCGCGACGGCTTCGCCGCCGACCTCGACGGCGCCCAGGCCCGGGTCGAGGAGCTGGAGCGCCGGGTCGAGCAGATGAGCCGCGACCTGGAGGAGCACCAGAACCCGACGTACGCCGGTCTCGGCGGCCGCGCCTCGGCGATGCTGCGGATGGCCGAGGAGGAGGCCGACGAGGTGCGCACGACCGCGCAGCGCGAGGCCGACGACATCCGCCAACAGGCCGACCGCGACGCGCGGGCGATCCGCGGGGAGGCGGCGCGCGAGGCCGAGGACATGCGGCTGGTGCAGCTCAAGGAGCTCGACGAGACCCGCGCCCGGCTGACCGCCGACGCCGAGCAGGAGCGCGCGATGGCTCAGGGTGAGGCCGAGGACACCCTCGCCTCCGCCCGTCGCGAGGCCGAGCAGGTGCGCCTGGCCGCCAAGCAGGAGGCCTCCGAGCTGCTCACCACCGCCAAGCGGGACGCCGAACAGCAGCGTGCCGCCGCCGACCGCGAGGTCCAGGAGGCACGTCGCGCGCTCGCGGTGGAGAAGGAGCGCCTGGCACGCGAGGCCAGCGAGCACCACAGCAACGCCACCACCGAGACCAAGCGGCTGGTGCAGGACGCCGAGGCACGCGCCACGGCTGCCGAGGAGCGCGCCCGGCAGACCATGCAGCAGGCGACCAACCACCGCCAGCAGGCCCAGGCCGAGAGCGAGGGCCTGCTCACCCGTGCCCGCCGCGAGGCCGAGCAGATCGTGGCCTCGGCGCAGACCCAGGCCGAGGCGATCCGCAGCGCCGGGCACGCCGACTCCGAGCGGGAGCTCGCGACGCTGCGGGCCGATGTGGACCGGATGACCAAGCGGCGCGACGCCATCACCGCCCAGCTCGGCGCCCTGCGTGATGTCGTCGCCGGCTTCGGCGACGACGAGGACGACCGGGCCTGA
- a CDS encoding AI-2E family transporter, producing MRENSGTHEADAAGEAAPTDGSTPDTPAPVDEPGKERPPSLFRHSPFVFGFFTTMGALLAFFLLRQLLSISGMLVLLVIAMFLAIGLHPLVDWLTRHKVKRGLAVFAVLIMVIGVFTLFVLTLAPVISDQITLITRNAPSWLNEMQHNPTIQRLDERFDVVAKAQQYLSSGNFSGIFGGVLGFGLKVLSAITNSLIVLVLTVYFLAALPSIKAAGYRLAPASRRPRVAELGDKVIASTGAYVSGAFLVAVCAGISTLIFTFIIGLGQYSFALAFIVGLLSLIPVIGSIISAILITLLGLTVSLGVGIACLVYFLAYQQVEQYFIYPKIMSRAVDLPATVTVVAALLGGSLLGITGALLAVPTAAALLLLHREVFLRRQDAR from the coding sequence ATGCGCGAGAACAGCGGGACGCACGAGGCGGATGCGGCGGGCGAGGCGGCCCCGACGGACGGGTCGACGCCGGACACGCCCGCTCCCGTCGACGAGCCGGGCAAGGAGCGGCCGCCGAGCCTGTTCCGGCACTCGCCGTTCGTCTTCGGCTTCTTCACCACGATGGGCGCGCTGCTCGCGTTCTTCCTGCTGCGCCAACTGCTCTCCATCTCCGGGATGCTGGTGCTGCTGGTCATCGCGATGTTCCTCGCGATCGGCCTCCACCCGCTGGTCGACTGGCTCACCCGGCACAAGGTCAAGCGCGGCCTGGCCGTCTTCGCCGTCCTCATCATGGTGATCGGCGTCTTCACCCTCTTCGTGCTCACCCTGGCCCCGGTCATCAGCGACCAGATCACCCTGATCACCCGCAACGCGCCGAGCTGGCTCAACGAGATGCAGCACAACCCGACGATCCAACGACTCGACGAGCGCTTCGACGTGGTCGCCAAGGCGCAGCAGTACCTCAGCTCGGGCAACTTCAGCGGGATCTTCGGCGGCGTTCTGGGCTTCGGCCTCAAGGTCCTCTCGGCGATCACCAACTCGCTGATCGTGCTGGTGCTCACCGTCTACTTCCTGGCCGCCCTGCCCAGCATCAAGGCGGCCGGCTACCGGCTCGCTCCGGCCTCGCGCCGCCCGCGGGTCGCGGAGCTGGGCGACAAGGTCATCGCGTCCACCGGCGCCTATGTCTCCGGTGCGTTCCTGGTGGCGGTGTGCGCGGGCATCAGCACGCTGATCTTCACCTTCATCATCGGGCTCGGGCAGTACTCCTTCGCCCTGGCCTTCATCGTGGGCTTGCTCTCACTGATCCCGGTGATCGGGTCGATCATCTCCGCCATCCTGATCACCCTGCTGGGCCTGACGGTCTCGCTGGGGGTGGGCATCGCCTGCCTGGTCTACTTCCTCGCCTACCAGCAGGTGGAGCAGTACTTCATCTACCCCAAGATCATGTCGCGCGCGGTGGACCTGCCCGCGACCGTCACCGTGGTCGCCGCCCTGCTCGGCGGCAGCCTGCTCGGGATCACCGGCGCGCTGCTGGCGGTGCCGACCGCGGCGGCCCTGCTGCTCTTGCACCGCGAGGTGTTCCTCAGGCGGCAGGACGCTCGCTGA
- a CDS encoding EamA family transporter codes for MSAVTHDVTPGITTRDATGGLLFALLSAVSFGLSGPLARGLTDAGWSPGAAVGARILLGALVLVVPACLQLRGRWQVLRRNLAMIVAYGAIAVVVTQLCFFYAIQYMQVGPALLVEYTAPVLVVGWMWLRHGQRPGALTVVGAVVCAAGLVLVLDLVSGVQVSVPGILWALGAAVGVATYFVLSAHEAQGLPPLALAAGGLVVGGLLLAGLGLVGVLPMTWSTAPVEYAVGSTPWWLPVLGLGVVTAGLAYASGIEGIRRLGSRLASFVSLTEVLAAVLGAWLLLAELPGGVQVVGGVLILAGVVLVRLGEPRQVSERPAA; via the coding sequence ATGAGCGCAGTCACCCATGACGTCACGCCCGGCATCACCACCCGGGACGCGACCGGCGGGCTGCTCTTCGCCCTGCTCTCGGCGGTCTCCTTCGGCCTGTCCGGGCCGCTGGCCCGCGGGCTCACCGACGCCGGCTGGAGCCCCGGCGCCGCCGTCGGTGCGCGCATCCTCCTGGGCGCCCTGGTGCTCGTGGTGCCCGCCTGTCTGCAGCTGCGGGGGCGATGGCAGGTGCTCCGGCGCAACCTGGCGATGATCGTCGCCTACGGCGCCATCGCCGTGGTGGTGACCCAGCTGTGCTTCTTCTACGCGATCCAGTACATGCAGGTCGGCCCGGCCCTGCTGGTGGAGTACACCGCTCCCGTGCTGGTGGTCGGCTGGATGTGGCTGCGCCACGGCCAGCGACCGGGCGCTCTCACCGTCGTCGGTGCGGTGGTCTGCGCGGCCGGCCTGGTGCTCGTGCTGGACCTGGTGTCCGGCGTGCAGGTCAGCGTCCCCGGGATCCTCTGGGCGCTGGGCGCCGCGGTCGGTGTCGCGACGTACTTCGTGCTGTCGGCGCACGAGGCGCAGGGCCTGCCGCCGCTGGCGCTGGCCGCGGGCGGACTCGTCGTCGGCGGCCTCCTGCTCGCCGGGCTCGGGCTGGTCGGTGTGCTGCCGATGACCTGGTCCACCGCGCCGGTGGAGTACGCCGTCGGGTCGACGCCGTGGTGGCTGCCGGTCCTCGGGCTGGGCGTGGTGACCGCAGGACTCGCCTATGCCAGCGGGATCGAGGGGATCCGCCGGCTCGGCTCCCGGCTCGCCTCGTTCGTCTCGCTCACCGAGGTGCTCGCCGCCGTCCTGGGCGCCTGGCTGCTGCTGGCCGAGCTGCCCGGAGGCGTCCAGGTCGTCGGCGGAGTGCTGATCCTGGCCGGTGTCGTGCTGGTGCGGCTCGGAGAGCCGCGCCAGGTCAGCGAGCGTCCTGCCGCCTGA
- a CDS encoding CGNR zinc finger domain-containing protein: MPFAHDTAQALQSATELVNSAVEPDTLTTREELADLLVRHDYTGRVDGTAAELEAVRGLRAVLRALLVAPRDEAVERVNGLLEQHRALPRLVRHGGHDWHIHAVQADAPLAERIVVETAMAMVDVIRADEHARLSVCQDADCTGVVLDLSRNRSRRFCSTACGNRNAVAAYRRRQAEA, encoded by the coding sequence ATGCCTTTCGCTCATGACACTGCGCAGGCGCTCCAGTCCGCGACCGAGCTGGTCAACTCCGCCGTCGAGCCGGACACGCTGACCACCCGCGAGGAGCTCGCGGACCTGCTGGTCCGCCACGACTACACCGGTCGGGTCGACGGGACCGCCGCCGAGCTCGAGGCGGTGCGCGGGCTGCGCGCGGTGTTGCGCGCCCTGCTCGTCGCGCCGCGCGACGAGGCGGTCGAGCGGGTGAACGGGTTGCTCGAGCAGCATCGCGCGCTCCCCCGGCTGGTCCGGCACGGCGGGCACGACTGGCACATCCATGCGGTCCAGGCGGATGCTCCGCTGGCGGAGCGGATCGTGGTCGAGACCGCGATGGCCATGGTGGACGTCATCCGGGCCGACGAGCACGCCCGCCTCTCCGTCTGCCAGGACGCCGACTGCACGGGCGTCGTGCTCGACCTCTCACGCAATCGCTCGCGCCGCTTCTGCTCGACCGCCTGCGGCAACCGGAACGCGGTCGCGGCCTACCGCCGCCGCCAGGCCGAGGCCTGA
- a CDS encoding ABC transporter ATP-binding protein: protein MAIIDTDGLTRTFRVRDGLRRRTVTAVEDLTVRVQAGESVGYIGANGAGKSTTIKMLTGILVPTGGEVTTCGLAPVRQRRELARRVGVVFGQRSQLWWDLPVRDSFRILAAIHRLPADAERSRTDELVERLEMGGFLDQPVRQLSLGQRMRAEVAAALLHSPDLVILDEPTIGLDVLSKQRLREFLIEERREHGTTLLLTTHDMGDVERLCDRILVLDHGRLAYDGTLPGLAATVGAQRVLVVDLEEPTADLVDVPHTTHLASQAQGLRQRLAFDAAHVTAATVLAGVAEHAQVKDLSIEEPDIEDVVRRIYAARR, encoded by the coding sequence ATGGCCATCATCGACACCGACGGGCTGACCCGCACCTTCCGGGTGCGCGACGGCCTGCGCCGTCGCACGGTGACCGCCGTGGAGGACCTGACCGTGCGCGTGCAGGCCGGGGAGTCGGTGGGATACATCGGCGCCAACGGGGCGGGGAAGTCCACCACCATCAAGATGCTGACCGGCATCCTCGTGCCGACCGGCGGCGAGGTGACCACCTGCGGGCTGGCGCCGGTCCGGCAGCGGCGCGAGCTGGCCCGTCGGGTCGGGGTGGTCTTCGGCCAGCGCTCGCAGCTGTGGTGGGACCTCCCGGTGCGCGACTCCTTCCGGATCCTCGCCGCGATCCACCGTCTCCCGGCCGACGCCGAGCGCAGCCGGACCGACGAGCTGGTCGAGCGCCTGGAGATGGGCGGTTTCCTGGACCAGCCGGTGCGCCAGCTCTCGCTCGGGCAGCGGATGCGGGCCGAGGTGGCCGCCGCGCTGCTGCACTCGCCGGACCTGGTGATCCTGGACGAGCCGACCATCGGTCTCGACGTGCTCTCCAAGCAGCGGCTGCGGGAGTTCCTCATCGAGGAGCGCCGTGAGCACGGCACGACCCTGCTCCTCACCACCCACGACATGGGCGACGTGGAGCGGCTCTGCGACCGGATCCTGGTGCTGGACCACGGCCGGCTGGCCTACGACGGCACGCTGCCGGGGCTGGCCGCCACGGTCGGGGCGCAGCGGGTGCTGGTGGTCGACCTGGAGGAGCCGACGGCCGACCTGGTCGACGTACCCCACACCACCCACCTGGCCTCACAGGCGCAGGGGCTGCGGCAGCGGCTGGCCTTCGACGCCGCGCACGTCACCGCTGCCACGGTGCTCGCCGGCGTCGCGGAGCATGCGCAGGTGAAGGACCTCTCGATCGAGGAGCCCGACATCGAGGACGTCGTGCGGCGGATCTACGCCGCCCGGCGGTGA
- a CDS encoding ABC transporter permease, whose translation MGDLTAYRTILASRVAAQRSYGTSFRLDVVAAGLITVVEFTEVWVLFHNVDVLGGMTLAQVMLVFGLAEMTFAVADMVVGHVDELPRFLREGTLDVFYLRPLPVLAQLMTADLQLRRLARATLGLVVLVAGTVLADVDWTWDKVLLLAISIPSSVLIYAALFVAASGLQFFLIQGAETTNAFVYGGRYAGSQPASVWPGPVLAVFGLIFPVAVTGYLPAVWLTGGAGAPYLPPWAAWLAPVAAIYAMGAAMLCWRVGMRHYQGGGG comes from the coding sequence GTGGGTGACCTGACGGCGTACCGGACCATCCTCGCCTCCCGGGTGGCGGCGCAGCGCAGCTACGGCACCAGCTTCCGCCTCGACGTCGTCGCCGCCGGGCTGATCACGGTGGTGGAGTTCACCGAGGTGTGGGTGCTCTTCCACAACGTCGACGTGCTCGGCGGGATGACCCTGGCCCAGGTGATGCTGGTCTTCGGCCTCGCCGAGATGACCTTCGCCGTCGCCGACATGGTGGTGGGCCACGTCGACGAGCTCCCCCGGTTCCTGCGCGAGGGCACCCTCGACGTCTTCTACCTCCGGCCGCTGCCCGTGCTCGCCCAGCTGATGACCGCCGACCTGCAGCTGCGGCGTCTGGCCCGGGCCACGCTGGGGCTGGTGGTCCTGGTCGCCGGGACCGTGCTCGCCGACGTGGACTGGACCTGGGACAAGGTGCTGCTGCTCGCGATCAGCATCCCCTCCTCGGTGCTCATCTACGCCGCGCTCTTCGTGGCCGCGTCCGGCCTGCAGTTCTTCCTCATCCAGGGCGCCGAGACGACCAACGCGTTCGTGTACGGCGGCCGCTACGCCGGCTCCCAGCCCGCCAGCGTGTGGCCGGGGCCGGTGCTGGCGGTGTTCGGGCTGATCTTCCCGGTGGCCGTCACCGGCTACCTCCCCGCCGTGTGGCTCACCGGCGGCGCGGGGGCGCCGTACCTCCCGCCCTGGGCGGCCTGGCTGGCCCCGGTGGCGGCGATCTATGCGATGGGAGCGGCGATGCTGTGCTGGCGGGTCGGGATGCGCCACTACCAGGGCGGAGGAGGCTAG
- a CDS encoding ABC transporter permease: protein MSAEGVVPATGTRTRPAGTAYLRLLVAGFRRQSAYLAAAWGGLVANVTFGFLKAGILVALVRASGGSVAGYDEGRMLAFVWIGQGLLGLVNMYGRDVIGDRIRTGDIVVDFLRPLNLQLAGLATFLGERLFTLIPRGIPTFLIGLLTTGMALSREPLSYLLGAVAVVLGMSISYLLVYALNISALWLVEVRGLQVLYMGIAGLLSGLYVPIAIFPAWLHAVALATPFPSVLMTPIDVLSGRVVGLDALALVGVQVVWVLVVGAVGALLTHAGRRHLEVQGG from the coding sequence TTGAGTGCGGAAGGCGTCGTACCCGCCACGGGGACGCGCACTCGACCCGCGGGCACCGCCTACCTCCGGCTCCTCGTCGCCGGCTTCCGGCGGCAGTCGGCCTACCTGGCGGCCGCGTGGGGCGGCCTGGTCGCCAACGTCACCTTCGGCTTCCTCAAGGCCGGGATCCTGGTGGCGCTGGTGCGCGCCTCGGGCGGCTCGGTCGCGGGGTACGACGAGGGGCGGATGCTCGCCTTCGTCTGGATCGGCCAGGGGCTGCTCGGCCTGGTCAACATGTACGGCCGCGACGTCATCGGGGACCGGATCCGCACCGGCGACATCGTGGTCGACTTCCTCCGGCCGCTGAACCTCCAGCTGGCCGGGCTGGCGACGTTCCTGGGGGAGCGGCTGTTCACGCTGATCCCGCGCGGGATCCCCACCTTCCTCATCGGGCTGCTCACCACCGGCATGGCGCTCTCCCGCGAGCCGCTGTCCTACCTGCTCGGCGCGGTCGCCGTCGTCCTCGGCATGAGCATCTCCTACCTGCTGGTCTACGCCCTCAACATCTCGGCGCTGTGGCTGGTCGAGGTGCGTGGCCTGCAGGTCCTCTACATGGGTATCGCCGGGCTGCTCTCCGGCCTCTACGTGCCGATCGCGATCTTCCCGGCCTGGCTGCACGCGGTCGCCCTGGCCACGCCGTTCCCCTCGGTGCTGATGACCCCGATCGACGTGCTCAGCGGCCGCGTGGTCGGACTCGACGCTCTCGCCCTCGTGGGCGTCCAGGTCGTCTGGGTGCTGGTCGTGGGGGCCGTCGGTGCCCTGCTCACCCATGCAGGGCGGCGCCACCTGGAGGTGCAGGGTGGGTGA
- a CDS encoding alpha/beta fold hydrolase — MTETDLHTTTLGEQGSPVVFCHGLFGQGKNWTQIAKQVAGNHRVTLVDMPNHGRSPWTERHDYVEAAGMVADELREFGEPAALVGHSMGGKIAMVAALLHPELVERLVVVDVSPVDYHHHDEFRQYMDGMLALQEAEIGTRQEADAALTEAVPNTTVRSFLLQNLRREGESWRWQPNLEVLRRDLDQLGSWPAEAVEGRTYDGPVLWVSGANSHYVTDEYVPAMDALFPRNRRVVIKGAGHWVHSEQPAVFTEVLRRFLDPATGS, encoded by the coding sequence GTGACCGAGACCGACCTGCACACCACCACGCTGGGGGAGCAGGGGTCGCCGGTGGTGTTCTGCCACGGCCTGTTCGGGCAGGGCAAGAACTGGACCCAGATCGCCAAGCAGGTGGCGGGCAACCACCGGGTCACGCTGGTGGACATGCCCAACCACGGCCGCTCGCCGTGGACCGAGCGGCACGACTACGTCGAGGCGGCCGGCATGGTCGCCGACGAGCTGCGCGAGTTCGGCGAGCCCGCGGCGCTCGTCGGGCACTCCATGGGCGGCAAGATCGCGATGGTCGCCGCGCTGCTGCACCCCGAGCTGGTCGAGCGGCTCGTGGTCGTCGACGTCTCCCCGGTGGACTACCACCACCACGACGAGTTCCGGCAGTACATGGACGGCATGCTCGCCCTCCAGGAGGCGGAGATCGGCACCCGTCAGGAGGCCGACGCGGCGCTGACGGAGGCGGTCCCGAACACCACGGTGCGCAGCTTCCTCCTGCAGAACCTGCGCCGCGAGGGCGAGTCGTGGCGCTGGCAGCCCAACCTCGAGGTGCTGCGCCGCGACCTGGACCAGCTCGGCTCCTGGCCCGCCGAGGCGGTCGAGGGGAGGACGTACGACGGCCCCGTGCTGTGGGTCTCCGGTGCGAACTCCCACTACGTCACCGACGAGTACGTCCCCGCGATGGACGCGCTCTTCCCGCGGAACCGGCGCGTGGTGATCAAGGGCGCCGGCCACTGGGTCCACTCCGAGCAGCCGGCGGTCTTCACCGAGGTGCTGCGGCGCTTCCTCGACCCCGCCACCGGGAGTTGA
- a CDS encoding DUF1269 domain-containing protein — protein sequence MERTRDGQVRVTDGQDNEVGLGTLSGSSIGALVGVLGGPLGMLLGFAGGALIGSSVDLDRSVGAEGVIGEMSQALAPGRSGVVAEVTEDSPDAIDAFARETGAQLLRRSVDEVLDELAAAEAAAEAAAQAARDKVREEKKAERKEKREDLVAKIKSKF from the coding sequence GTGGAGCGGACGAGGGACGGCCAGGTCCGGGTCACCGACGGCCAGGACAACGAGGTGGGGCTCGGCACCCTGAGCGGGAGCAGCATCGGGGCGCTGGTCGGGGTCCTCGGCGGTCCGCTCGGCATGCTGCTCGGCTTCGCCGGGGGTGCCCTGATCGGGTCCTCGGTCGACCTCGATCGGTCCGTCGGCGCCGAGGGCGTGATCGGGGAGATGAGCCAGGCGCTCGCCCCTGGCCGCTCGGGAGTCGTCGCCGAGGTCACCGAGGACTCACCCGACGCGATCGACGCCTTCGCCCGCGAGACCGGCGCCCAGCTCCTGCGCCGCAGCGTGGACGAGGTGCTCGATGAGCTCGCCGCGGCAGAGGCGGCAGCGGAGGCCGCGGCCCAGGCGGCCCGGGACAAGGTGCGTGAGGAGAAGAAGGCCGAGCGCAAGGAGAAGCGCGAGGACCTGGTCGCCAAGATCAAGTCGAAGTTCTAG
- a CDS encoding HIT family protein — MPESAQEWYDRVQAGIARDGHRPATWQDWATWPFADRLEAVRDLERPQAEPPRAGVGAEDCFICAADREDDRDYLAWRDDHWMLGTPMEPVALPLVAFLMPRQHADLADLDAESAARMGPAMVAAEQAATEVLDVPRIQVLRLGDGTTHLHWWLVARPTGMNQLRGSFLSLWDDVLPTRPREQLRADLRLVAHRLVELVGGEAL; from the coding sequence ATGCCGGAGAGCGCACAGGAGTGGTACGACCGCGTCCAGGCCGGGATCGCCCGGGACGGACACCGCCCCGCCACCTGGCAGGACTGGGCGACCTGGCCGTTCGCGGACCGGCTGGAGGCGGTGCGCGACCTGGAGCGTCCCCAGGCCGAGCCGCCTCGCGCGGGGGTCGGCGCCGAGGACTGTTTCATCTGTGCCGCCGACCGCGAGGACGACCGTGACTACCTCGCGTGGCGGGACGATCACTGGATGCTCGGCACTCCGATGGAGCCCGTGGCGCTCCCGCTGGTCGCCTTCCTGATGCCGCGCCAGCATGCCGACCTCGCCGATCTGGACGCCGAGTCCGCAGCGCGGATGGGACCGGCGATGGTCGCGGCCGAGCAGGCAGCCACCGAGGTGCTGGACGTGCCGCGGATCCAGGTGCTCCGGCTCGGCGACGGCACGACCCACCTCCACTGGTGGCTCGTCGCCCGGCCGACGGGGATGAACCAGCTGCGCGGGAGCTTCCTGTCGTTGTGGGACGACGTGCTGCCCACCCGGCCCCGCGAGCAGCTGCGCGCGGACCTGCGCCTAGTCGCCCACCGCCTCGTCGAGCTCGTGGGTGGGGAGGCACTCTAG